ACAAATTTGACCAAGTATATATGTGGAGGTAACTGTGGGCGACAGGGactaaattgtttttttaattattatttatcttccATGTTTTAGAATATAATAATGTGAGTTTTAATTGCAATAATTCTGCATATTAAAAATTACACCTTCcatatatttaacatttttttatccataataaaaaaaatgttataaaaaataaaaaattattatattgcaaattttttatttccaCAAGTTATTTTCTAGTCTTTGTTGTAGAATTAGGTGGTGTTTTTGCCGATAAAAGTCATATAAATGAAGGTCAATTGGTGTTGTAGAATTAAGTTTAAAATAGGTTTATTTTTGTTTCTAGTCAAATTTGAGCTTGTTTACTGAAATTCGTATATAGAGTGTAATTCATTGCAagacttttaaaatatatattatcgtGTGTCAAATTAATGCAATtgtaaattattataaatatcagTTTAGAGATATTAATTCCCAAATTTCAACTTATCGAACAACTCAGATTTCCAATAACTTGACGGAGTATATTTTACTCCCATCGCTAGTACAATTAATTCAGAATACATGCAATGAGAGAATATTAATTATTAGTTTGGGTTTATAATCATTAATTTAGGCATCTTAATCCAAAAGCACAAATCAATTTTGCAAAGACGGATTCTAACCCGACTCAACttatgaaaatatattaaaagTGTAATTTTTCATGGTGAATAATAAAGGAGTCGACGTGTCTTCACAAGATACTCATCCAAAAAGTTCTTGATCGCAAGTATATTATTGCACTTCGGAGTTATTAAAAATGTTGATATACTTGGTTCTTCTGCTTTTTATCATTATATCGATGTAATTATTTGGAAAAAGATCTAATTGATCGAGATTATTGAGTAAATTTTGAGACTAATGTAATAAAATGCAAATCACGCTAATTAGATAAAATGCACTTGACATACAATATTTGAGAGACTCTCGCCTTTAAAAAATGTTGGTAGAAGTTGCAAGGGTTATTGCTTGACAGATGGTGGTGTATATAACAGTAGTGGTATAAGATTGTAAATttatgttttatcagaattaagtgaTATGCTGAATGTTACAACATTTCAGACAACATACAACGGAATACTaaattttgtaacacaaattgactttaaataaatacgatggacaagattaaatttgcacaaatataaatacttgtgcggtgcctcagagcaaaaattaatcactataAAAACTAATGAGTTTAAATAATCAgaataaaatttattcaaaaaGCAAAAACGTGATGCCCAAAATTGGAGCAACAAAAACGATCTTCAGTCAACTTCATCACAGATGTTGTCTGTAGATGTCTCCAACAATCAAGGCAACACGTGGTATCAGCACTTCTTCGATCAGCAGCGATGTTGTGAATTAATTTTCTCTGAAAAGTTTGTGTCGTGCAAAGTTGCTGAATGATCAATCCAAGAGCCAGCAACAATGTCCTTGTTCTTCTTATTTATGAACTTCATCTCTCTTAAAGTTTATCTCCATAAAAAAACTTATTACACAAGGAAAGTAGAAGTTTAATTAGGAACAAACTTCTTTTGAACATTGATATCATATCATGATATTATTTGCataattatctcattatctagAAAAGCAAAATCTCATTAAATATTATTCGTAATCAAACCAACaaggaaaaaataatattaacgaaataaattaaattaaaaaattatattttccttcAGAAGTAATTAAACAACTGACTATCGATCAAACACTGATATATCATACCCATTCGGATATCCTCAAAAGTCTAATGAGgtatattattattgttattatgggATGCCCTTTGATCTTCTTAAATCGGTGTCATGTCATGTTAATGTATACGTATTAGGTGAAGACGACCgtcatttgtataattttaatgGGAACAGTCGGTTCAGATGAAGTGAAAAAGGTGTCAGCTTTTTTATGATTGGAAGTGTGTACGTAATTAATTTTACATTTggattttcttaatttttatcACAATTGCTTACACTAATAAATTAGGAGATCTTAACATTTATTTTTGTTTCAATtgttaaatgcttcattattaatttttcatgaatattaaaatctcaTAATTATGTACATTATCCATTTTAAAGAAACTTCAGCACAAGAGACTGTCAAAAGTTCTTTAAATCGCGATTGGATGAACGACCTAAACGTCTATTAAGAGGCGGCCGGGGAAGCACAACCTGATGAAATTCATCATTCGAAGCACAACCTAAACGTCTCTTAAGCGACGGCAGAGGAAGTATTTATATATACTTCAAGTTGTGTACTTAAGAATCGAttagaaaacaattaattaatttcttgAAATTGATAGTGGAAAATGTATctttaaatatttgtttgaatcGGACAATCAGCTGAGCCACTGTATTTAAATAATCCTACTTTCTAAATTCTTTCATTAAGTGTTTCACAGAGATTGAGTTTAGCATAATAGTCCTACtttcaaattatttatattagATGTTTCTAGAATTCAGATTTGACTTTTTTTGCACGAAAACTTTTGAAGTGCATATACAGGCAACAACAGCTCAGATGTCAGATCCAAAAATTTGCAGCAGTacacaaaaatattaaattgtctATCAAAGATCTTTTTTACATTGGATAATAAACTACAGTTTCTTGTTGATTAAACCATAGACTGTGATTAGAGCCATTACAAGTGACTGATCTGCATGGGCTTCCACCATTAAAGTCAACACATCGTCTCCGAAGGCAACTCCTGATGTCTGTTTTTGTATTGCCTGCATGCATCATGCAAAGATATTGATCACTATATCTTCAAGAATTTAGTTTCTATATTTATGTTACTGTGTGTATGTAAACTAACAAGGCTGACCTCTGCCAAAACTTGGCCTGAGAAGTCTATAATCTTGAGTATGGATTTCCCTTCCAACCCTAAAATCTTGTAGCAACTTCCAATCTTTTCATCACACTTGAAACTAACTTGGAAAGACGTATCGCGGCATAAAATAATGTGATTTCTTCTAACTTGAAACCATGGTAGTCTCTCAGTTTTTCCCTTTGAACAAATCCATTTGAAGCCTTCCCAACGTGGGAAAATTCGTAGTTTCTGCAAATTTTGAACCGATTCCAACTAAATAACACCAAACACGAGTGATTGTTGTATATTTGAAACGTACGTGCTTACCTTTCTAGTTAAAGAAAACAAAACTTGGCCTTCGGAATCCATCAAAAACACTTTGGTACTGCATCTTTGCTGGTAATTGTCAACCCGAAACGCGATTTCACCTTTGGAATTGAAAATAGTGCAACCATTTCCATGAAACATAAGGGATTTCATCCATATAGTGTATGTTTCTTTTTCCGATAGATTATTTGTAATTTGCTCTACTTTAGGGTGTATTTTTGCCATTTTGAACAACAGTGGACAACTACTGAAAACTCTTGATTCTAAATGTTTGAGAGTTCAAAGAACCGATaaggatgtatatatatatatatatatatatatatatatatacaaacacACAAACATGCATGTTCAGTGAGTAGGTAATTTTGATTAGATCAgaacatttttatattatatagttatttaattattaatcagttctgaattattgaattttgtcatcagtattattatatttattgaataaaGAGTGCTCACGTTTTGCAATAGTGCTTAAACTGTGGTTATCTATATATGAAGCCCACAACTTCACTGGCTACCGCTGGTTGAAGAGAACAGGCGtggaatatttaatttaaagtaaATTGTCCgcacatataaaaaaatattattgaatCATGGGAGAAAGACTTCCCGTGAAGATGAGATTCTATATTCTCATTCATCAAAACTCCTGAGTCTGTACAATCAGTATATATATGCTAATCGAGGACTTATATCTAACGAAGTAATTAACCAACTCTAACTAATTAACTCTAAGATAAAACCAGCTAACTAATCTAACTAACCAACAAAAAAACAACCATACAATTGGTAATACACATGCGTGCAATTGGTGCTAATACGCCCCCCTCAAGATGGACAGAAAATGTTTTTGATGGCCATCTTGGACATGAGCACGGACAAGGAGGAAGAAGGGAGTGGTTTTGTGAACATGTCAGCAAGCTGTAAATGCGAACGTATAGGAAGAAGTTTGATGAGGCCAGCAACGATCTTTTCTCGTACAAAATGACAATCGATTTCAATATGTTTGGTTCGTTCGTGAAATGTCGGGTTATTGGCAATATGGATGGCTGCTtgattgtcacaaaatatgattgCTGGAGTAGATATGTGGACCTGAAAGTCTTTCAACAGCTGTAAAATCCAAACCAACTCACTGGTGGTTCCGGCAAGAGCTCTGTACTCTGCTTCAGCAGAGGAGCGAGATGTGATGGTTTGTTTCTTGGCCTTCCAGGAGATAAGGGAATCACCTAGAAAGATGCAAAAGCCCGTGACGGAGCGTCGAGTATCAGGGCATGACGCCCAATCAGCATCAGCGAATGCCTTGATCTGTAATGAGGACTGAGCTGAAAAATAAATTCCTTGTCCCGGTGATGATTTGAGGTATCGAAGGAGATGATGAGCAGCTGTCAGGTGTGAGGAGCGAGGGTGAGCAACGAATTGACTCAACTTATGGACAGCATAAGTGATATCGGGTCGTGAAATGGTGAGATACAATAGACGACCAATAAGACGCCTATAGACAGAAGCATCCTCAAGAGGAACTCCATCATCAGCTGCTAACTTATGTGTTGGATCCATAGGAGTAGTGGTTGGCTTTCCAGCAAGGAAGCCCGTGTCTTCTAAGAGCTGCAACGCATATTGACGCTGACAAAGGGAAATTCCGGCCTTAGACCGAGCAATTTCCAGGCCTAGAAAGTACTTCAAGTGTCCCAAATCTTTTAGCTTGAATTGAGTCTTGAGAAAGACCTTAATGGAATCAATTGTTGTCTGAGACGGGCCTACAATGATTATGTCATCGACATATACCAGTAATGCAATAAAAGATGAGCCGAATTCTTTAGTGAACAATGTGTAATCGGACTTTGATTGGACAAAGCCAAATTCAAGGAGGGAATGAGAAAACTTAGAGTACCATTGTCGGGATGATTGTTTGAGTCCATATAAGGACTTATGAAGCTTACAAACCATAGACTTCGACACTGCTGTTGAATATCCGAGAGGCAAGTCCATGTAGACTTCTTCGAGTAAGTCTCCATTGAGAAAGGCATTATTAACGTCTAGCTGAACTAAACACCAATTGTTGACAGCAGCAAGGGCCAAGAGAATCTTAACCGTAGCAAGTTTTGCAACCGGGGAAAATGTTTCAAAAAAATCAACGCCTTCTTGTTGAGTGTATCCCTTAGCCACTAGCCGAGCCTTATAACGATCAACTGAGCCATCTGAGgtatatttgattttatatacCCAACGACATCCAATGGTATGCTTGCCTGGAGGCAATGGTACAATGGACCACGTGCAATTTTCTTCCAGAGCCGAGAGTTCATCGTTCATAGCCTCTTTCCAATGTGAGTATTTGATAGCCTCATGATAGTATGTTGGTTCAAATTGCGTTGATATGTTAAGAACAAAGGCTCTGTGTTGTGGAGACAGGATGTCATACGATAAGTATTCACTTAATGGATATGTGATTGAAACTTCAGGAGAGGAGTGTGTTGTCAACAAGTTACAGTGATAATCTCGAAGATATGATGGAGGATGAGGAATCCTGGAAGATGATCTTCGAACTAGTACAACATCTTGTGTGGATGGAGATACAGATTGGGTGGCTCGAGTGTCTACCTCCTCAACCGCAATAGGACTAAGAACATGATCATTCAAAGAAGAAATGGTTCCAGGAGCCGGTGTGGGATCACTAACTGGTGTGGGCAGCACAAGATCATGAAAAACATCCACAAATGATTCTGATGTGTTGACCGAATGAAAGGGAAATATACTTTCATGAAATATCACATCTCTTGACACAAATACCTCTGAATTACTGAGATCATACATCTTATAACCCTTCATACCAGGAGGATATCCCATGAAAACACACATCCTTGCTCGCGGTTGGAACTTATCCCTTGAAGCTGGGAGTGTGGAAGCAAATCCCAAACAACCAAACACTTTAAGTGTTGAATAATCAAAAGAATGCTTGTACAGCAACTCAAATGGCGTTTTGTTCTTGAGCCAAGTAGAAGGAATTCTATTGATCAAAAATGCCGCTGTCAAAACACATTCTCCCCAAAAATGAATAGGCACTCTCGATTGAAAATACAGTGATCTTGCAACATTCAACAAATGTTGATGCTTTCTTTCAACCACAGAATTCTGCTCCGGTCTTTGAACACAAGAGTGTTGATGTATCATTCCTTTAGCATGCACTAAATCTGTGAATGCTAACTCACGGGCATTGTCAGTCCTTATGGCTTTGATTTTGGTATTAAATTGTGTCTCTACCATAGCATAGAACCGTGAAAAGAGTTGTGATGCATCAGATTTGTTTTGAATAAGAAACACCCAAGTAAAACGCGTGCAATCATCCACAAGGGTAAGAAAAAATCTTTGATTATGTACGGTGGGGGTAGCAAAAGGTCCCCATATATCACAGTGTATCAACTCGAAGGGAAGTAAAGACATATTACGATTCGAGACAAAAGATAATCGTTTCTGTTTAGCTAGAGGGCATATACAACATGGATTATTGTTATCCATATTAACTTTTTGGCAGTGGAGTTGATCTTGCATACATTCCAGAACCTTGTTAGAAGGATGTCCGAGACGGTCATGCCACACTTGCACAGAAATAGTGTTTGTTGGAAATTCTGATGGAATGACAGCTTCGAGGACGTATAGATTATCCACACGTCTACCCTTGCCAATTGTCCTCCTGAGCTTGGGATCGTGGATCGTAAATTGGTCCTGGGATAAGCTCACAAGCATCTCAGTATCAGCAAGAAAAGATCCCACAGAGAATAGATTGAATTTGAATTCCGGGACAAATAAAACATCTCGAATGATCAATCTGTCGTTTATCTTGACATCCCCACATGACTTAACATTTACTTGTGTATGATTTGGCAATGTGACCACTGAGTGTTGCACAGGTCTCAAGGAAATAAAATCTTTAATATTCGAACAGATATGACGTGATGCTCCTGAGTCCATTATCCAACACAATGAAGACAGTAAGAGATGTGGTGTAGATATGGAAAAACATGTACCTGAAGCATGTGATGATCCAGATTCTTCGTGTGCTTTGGAGATGGTAGAAGACATATGATTAGCGAACATGTTCATGAGTTGACTATATTGATTCTTATCTAGACTTTGAAAAAATTGTCCAGCCTTGTTTCCAACATCATCAATCGCACCATCAGATATATCGGACTTATTTGAAACTTGATTGATTGAGTTGGATTGAGTCGAAAATTGGTTGCGAGATTTGAACTTGAAACCTGGTGGATACCCATGTATCTTGTAACATGTATCCACGGTGTGCCCATTCATGTTGCAAGCAGAACAAAAAGGACGTTCTTTCGGGTAAGTCCTTGGATTGAAACGAGGCCTACCAGAGGATGTACTTGGCTGATTTCTGAGTACAGATCCCATGCCTCCAGATGAAATCTTGGTGACTTCGCCTCTGAGTGCGGGTGAAAACTTGGTGGCCTCACCTTTAACTGTAAATGCCATTCCATCAGCTGATTCAGTGGTCGCACATTGCAAACCAAGTTGACGGTGTCTTTCTTCTTGAATTATCATGGCAAACACTTTATTGATTGAAGGCAAAGGATCAATTAACAAAATCTGACTTCTAACTTGAGAGAATGACTCATTGAGCCCCATCAAGAATGTGAGCACGTAATCGATTTGATGATGTGATTCAAGTTTCTTAACTCCTTCGCAACAGTTTCCACATATACATTGAGGCCTGAAATTATTGAGTTCCTCCCAGATAGTTTTAAGTTTTGTAAAATATGTGCTTACCGTCATTTGTCCTTGTCGGTGATTGATCAGTTCACGTCTCAACTGGAAAATCCTTGGACCATTGCTCTGTTGAAATCGTTCCTTGAGATCTTGCCAAATGTCCAGAGCAGAGTCTGTGAAAATTATGCTTGCTGATGTTTCCTTTGAGACCGAATTGAGAATCCACGATGTCACAATTCCATTGTTGCGTTTCCATGAGTTTAACAGTACTGGATCATCTGGTTTCGGAATTGATCCATCAACAAAGCCTAGTTTGTTCTTTACCGATAGGGCTATAATCATAGCTCGGTGCCAAGACGTAAAATTGTCGCCGGTTAGCAGTTGAGAAACAAGAACAAGCCCTGGGCTATCGGAGTGATGTATGTAGTAGGGACTCATGGAATCTTCAGATGCATTGGTCACTGGTGCCATTACTGGAGATGAAGATATCGATCAGATTATTACCGTCAATTTCAATCAGTGAGATCCAGCTTATCCTCAATCCGTGAGATCCAATCGAATCAATGAAAAATTGCACACCGATTTCCAGAATGTGCTGGTGATGAAGCTCTGAATCGAAGCATCAATTATTGATTGAGCGGAGCGAGattttgctctgataccatattgaATCATGGGAGAAAGACTTCCCGTGAAGATGAGATTCTATATTCTCATTCATCAAAACTCCTGAGTCTGTACAATCAGTATATATATGCTAATCGAGGACTTATATCTAACGAAGTAATTAACCAACTCTAACTAATTAACTCTAAGATAAAACCAGCTAACTAATCTAACTAACCAACAAAAAAACAACCATACAATTGGTAATACACATGCGTGCAATTGGTGCTAATAAATATTCCAATATTATCGTCACCGTAATTATTATGGATTTTTTTTAAtcgcataaaaatattttgtcatATACGAAGCAAGTTTTGACctaaatttttatgatcatTAAGCACATTGGAAATGAGTATTATTGAGAAGTTTCCTgtgaaatatattataatagaAAATTAAACAATATCGCAAGCAAGATGAAGATTATAGGTTTGGATGCCGACACTCCATCTTGTCGACAAACGGGTATAAACGAGTCGAGCCGTTAAATCTCACGAGTCGACGGTTCAGTCTGAGTTTAAAAATCTTTTTTGACTTAGCAAGCCTAAACCATCGCCGATTTCAGGTTACAAGCATGAAAACATCCCTATATACATGAAATAACATGGTGAATAGCAAGCGattgtaaaattaattaagttaTGCACCATAGAAATccattatattaaattatttatcatgCCACAAACTAATATTTCTATGGTCTATAAAAATATAAGAGTAGTTTTTTTCTAATACGGTCTCACGTATCTATTTCCATGAGATTAGTCAACATGatacataataaaaatgaaaagtAATATCTTTAACATAGAAGTAACATCTGTTCATGAATTGAGTCGAgatacatatttatttcacaaaTTGTCCCGTAAGACTGATTCATGTGAGTTTTTGTGAAAGTATAATCAACTAACTCAAGTAGATTTTAATATAAGTTGTGCATTAATTATTGATATTGCATTATTGAAACTGAGGAAATGTTTTCTTAAAGTATGTGCGATGACCAAAATAAACATTGCGTGGGTAATTTTCTTCGATTGTTTAATTTACAGGTGCATGTGGaatatatctatacataataattaattattatcaaGAATGAAATTACTGCTAGAgtgattaaattattatatacacAAGCAAATAATTTATAGTTTGGACCATTTTGCAGCTTCGTGGTATATTAggacatatttttttttgagtaggtctctcgtgagacaatctcacgaatctttatctgtgagacaggtcaaccctatcgatatttacaataaaaaataatattattagcataaaatgtaatatCTCTACCgattttcacaataaaaagtaatatttttccatggatgcaaacccaaataagatatatgtctcacaaaatacgacttgtaagaccgtctcacacaagtttttgtcattttatTTAACTAAATcgttaattatttaagctttaatCAGCACAATATTTCAAATGTATGTACTTAGCCAATATCCGTCAACTCAATTGGAGGAACTGGTTTTGTTGTTATCATCATACGTACATAAATATTATATCTCCATTAATTATGTCTAGATTGTTATGATCTCATTAGGACAttattctattttttattaattattttatatggaTTTTATTATTTACAAAACGTGCGTTTAATGTAACTCTGGTTTAAAATTTGACTCAATCTTCTCTCCTCGTAAGCCAACACTAGCTCGCAGCCGTAGGTTCAATACGACTTGATCTCGGCTCGGcccaacaaaaaaatattaaatgtggCCCATTTCATGTTATCTGTTCACATATGAGCCCAGTTGCTTCTGGTTTGTTGAGTTATGGACACGGCCCACGGGAGACTCACTTGTTGAAGTAAACCCAGAAGATCTAGGGGTGGATCCGACCCGTGTAAAATGAGAATTTTTCAAAcgatctatttttttttattttgcacTCTATTTGTGAATAAATTTGATACATATTTTACATATGAAATAAAGTGTAGATACACAAAATGAAGTATAAATATCATTAAAGACATACCGATTTAATATTCCGGATATATCCTAATTCATAATATTAGGAAAATTATAGAATAAATTattgatatttaattatttttggaaaaaatgttaaatatacATTTAGaatcttgtattttttttttaatatttcctAAACTATGGGGTGGGAAGGTCTCGAACTTCAGCCACTTACAGGGTGAAAATAGGTCTGATCACTTAGGCCGAAGCCCGATCTCTTTTGAATCTTGTGATTTAGTGATAAGAGAACTTGGAATTCAGTCCGAGGCATTAAACATAACTTCAGATTCAATCCACTTGCTAGAAAAATTAGGTTTGAGCTCCTCCACCCGACATGTTTGTATCATTTCATCTTCACGGTATTTTTTGAGTTCAAATAGATACATATCGTTAAAATCGTGACATAAATTTAAGAGCTTCGAGTATCAATAAATTTTAATTCGATATATAATTTATGTCATATGTAAAGCATGAAAACTGTAATACAATAAATATGGATGATATATAAGTAAGTGGTCGATGATTAGACTTTTGCCCTAGAAAAAGCGTGGAAACAAATGTTGCCAATCCAGCCTTCTAATGCACGTTTTCTTGGACTCAACCATTAAATATATCTTGCGCTTTTTGTTCTTTACCCGCAAATTTCTCAAATCTAGACATCAAGTCATTTTAGTTTAAGCAAAATATCCATTTTTAATTATGTATGTATTGgttgtaatatttttaattttatatttttcttttaatcaatataattataattctGAAATTATGTTTCGATGATCAGCGAACACGACGGACAACCTAAACTACTGCCCTTACCACAAACGTCTGGGTCACACTCTCGGGATGTGCTATACTTGGAAGTTGTGGATTCATAACCAAATCAATCAGGGGAATAATGTACTTAGTTCAAAATTTCTACAAAAAGATTTTACGCGCAATAAAGACattgttaaaaaaaacaagACGGCTTTTCCCGGATGAAATGAAAACTATATTCATGTAACAGTTGAAAGATTTCTCATTCCTTAGCTGGAAAGATATGTGGCTTTTAGTCTTTCTCGTTAAAATTCCATAATTACATTATTAAGTGAGTGATTTTTTAAACCAtgtgattttaatttaatttattttattcttgATTTCTTCGTGTGTTCTTGACTTAGCATGGAAAAGAAACAGCAGAAATTAGGTTATTGGGATTACATTAAGAAATGATGGAATAATCAGAGAACATGCATGCTTGATAATTTTTCGTTGTTAAGTTCTCTGAAATATTTGGCTCTATCGAATAAGTATAGCCTTTgtcaatattatataaaattaataataaatttagattcggtttttataaaaatgtttacaAATTTCACACTTGTAATTACCAATTTTTTGAGTTTGTTTCATAAAATCAATATTCTAAAACACGATATACAGACGACAACGCATCTTATAGTGCATAGAGGGCTTTTTtacttaaatatttaatatttttttatcttcaTATTTCTCCGATAATTCTGCTATATTATattcaaactcaaaatcaatGACATATCTATCATCTTTAATTTATCTTATACAAtaaattgattaaaaaatatcccagacagatttaaaaaaaataaataaaacaaaaaacatcTATTAGATTAAGCAGCTATCGACAGAGCTAAAAAACATCGTCTTTTTGAAAATCAAGACGATAAACAACCATATAAGCGGTCTTAGACGATCACCTTTTAGAACACTGAATAAAATACTTCATAATGTTGGAAGATAATTTATGGTTTGTTGAGTTCTTATCTGTTGAAAACAAAATTAAGATCAAAGGGCCCAATAGAAGAACAACCTTTAATGTTTTCCAGCTgccaatgcaattcattcaaaaataataataataattacaaagtatccattttgaattaattatagTGTAAACTAAACATCATtagtgtttttaaaaaaaattaaaaagattagACTCTAAAGTATAAAAATGTAAAgattatgagtaggtctcttgtgatacggtctcacgaatctttatatgtgagacaggtcaatcctaccgatattcacaaataaaaagtaatactcttaaacataaaaagtaatatttttccatggatgactcaaataagatatcaatctcacaaaatatgatccgtgagaccagtctcatacaagtttttatcAAAGATTATTTCGGTAAAAATGGCAACATGATGAGATCCTTATAACTTGCATAACGAAATgcattattattgttatttcaacaatattttttttgggAAGAGACTAGATagaaagaaaatttaatttattcttctaaaactaaagcacaatttttcttttatcaAAACCTATCAATGATCGACACATTATCCGGATGTCGTTCTTTAAAATCATGATAGGAAGCTTGGAAATTAGGAGTatataattaatgaaattaaataatttcaaactCATAATAATGAATCTTGTTATGTCTTGCTTGGAAGCACTGTCATGAGGACCCCTCAAGCTTAAACAATATAACGTCTTCTTTGTGCATTATAATATAT
This window of the Primulina tabacum isolate GXHZ01 chromosome 4, ASM2559414v2, whole genome shotgun sequence genome carries:
- the LOC142541508 gene encoding protein LURP-one-related 11-like; this encodes MAKIHPKVEQITNNLSEKETYTIWMKSLMFHGNGCTIFNSKGEIAFRVDNYQQRCSTKVFLMDSEGQVLFSLTRKKLRIFPRWEGFKWICSKGKTERLPWFQVRRNHIILCRDTSFQVSFKCDEKIGSCYKILGLEGKSILKIIDFSGQVLAEAIQKQTSGVAFGDDVLTLMVEAHADQSLVMALITVYGLINKKL